A window from Lactiplantibacillus pentosus encodes these proteins:
- a CDS encoding YibE/F family protein: MNTITVLGLILFGLMTLIGGKTGATAFLSLLFNFGLLFLAVVLISWGFPAMGVSLVIGTIILAFTIFFGEANEVAAKPAYMAALIVMVILVLIIFPVENWIMAQGFSLEDSEDLEGMSLAIGVSFIGVAVTEAILSTLGAIAEAAIAIAAGLSEILAQHPQLPTKRLYIDGISIGKQIIGTTFNTLFFGFFGGFLALFIWFSGLHYSFGSVINNKIFVAEVLMVLFSLIGVILVVPVTTWVMTVQHRQQAKHND; encoded by the coding sequence ATGAACACGATTACCGTGCTTGGGCTGATTCTATTCGGACTGATGACGTTGATTGGCGGTAAGACTGGTGCGACCGCCTTTCTAAGCTTGCTATTTAACTTTGGCTTGCTATTTTTGGCCGTCGTATTGATTTCGTGGGGCTTTCCAGCGATGGGCGTCTCACTCGTGATTGGCACGATTATTTTAGCCTTCACGATTTTCTTCGGTGAGGCGAATGAGGTCGCTGCCAAACCGGCCTATATGGCGGCGTTGATTGTCATGGTGATTTTAGTCCTGATTATTTTTCCGGTCGAAAATTGGATCATGGCCCAAGGATTTAGCCTAGAGGACAGTGAGGACCTGGAAGGCATGTCGTTGGCAATCGGGGTCTCGTTTATTGGCGTCGCGGTCACCGAAGCAATTTTGAGTACGTTGGGTGCGATTGCTGAGGCGGCGATTGCGATTGCGGCGGGATTGAGTGAAATCTTGGCACAACATCCGCAGCTGCCAACTAAACGACTTTACATTGATGGTATCAGCATTGGTAAGCAGATTATCGGGACGACGTTTAATACGCTTTTCTTTGGCTTCTTTGGTGGCTTTTTAGCCCTGTTTATTTGGTTCTCGGGGTTACACTACTCATTTGGCAGTGTCATCAATAATAAAATATTTGTCGCCGAAGTCCTGATGGTTTTATTTTCACTGATTGGCGTCATCCTGGTCGTGCCCGTTACGACGTGGGTGATGACGGTTCAGCATCGGCAGCAGGCTAAACATAACGATTGA
- a CDS encoding GNAT family N-acetyltransferase produces MEIRIATPQDAAQIAPLIAMIYRDMEMPVLKRVSDADLNAMLTTLYLQPANLDGLAQTFVAVIDDQVVGVAFGHLAQNEVAVNDLLRQTSGQHAGFEAPLELGGETRPGEWYLSMLAVDPEAQGHGVGSALLDALPQLVGELGAHKLSLNVDDGNPRAAKLYHRYGFTADGQLMIGTHPYQHLVKSL; encoded by the coding sequence ATGGAAATTCGAATTGCAACACCGCAAGACGCGGCGCAGATTGCACCGTTGATTGCGATGATTTATCGAGATATGGAGATGCCGGTGCTGAAACGGGTCAGTGATGCTGATTTGAATGCAATGTTGACGACGTTGTACCTGCAGCCCGCCAACTTGGACGGGTTAGCACAGACATTTGTGGCTGTGATCGATGACCAAGTCGTGGGCGTGGCTTTTGGGCACCTCGCACAAAATGAAGTGGCCGTTAATGACTTGTTGCGGCAGACATCTGGTCAGCACGCTGGTTTTGAGGCGCCCTTGGAACTAGGCGGGGAGACGCGACCGGGAGAATGGTATCTGAGCATGTTAGCGGTTGACCCTGAAGCTCAGGGACACGGCGTCGGCAGTGCATTATTGGACGCACTCCCACAATTAGTTGGTGAGCTGGGGGCGCACAAGCTGAGTCTGAATGTTGATGACGGTAATCCGCGGGCGGCAAAGTTATACCACCGCTACGGGTTTACGGCGGATGGGCAGCTCATGATTGGGACTCATCCGTATCAGCACCTGGTAAAATCACTATAA
- a CDS encoding histidine phosphatase family protein: MQIYFIRHGRTQYNLEHRFQGGRADSPLVESGIAGAKAAGTYLQNVEFSAVYSSPQQRALDTAKYIVAANHWQPEIQVDDGLREFDFGDWDGLKEDEVQPQSYAPMIFTSPAEYQPELAGGGEDYATFVSRITGTIHRLVDQVGVSNAKPLLVVSHGLVTTMTVKALMGVPLAKLRAPFIINGQEMKTVGHGIVDNDSLTVLSTPDNRQFELTRWNETTYLE; this comes from the coding sequence ATGCAGATTTATTTTATTCGTCACGGCCGAACGCAGTATAACTTGGAACACCGGTTTCAAGGCGGCCGGGCGGACTCGCCACTGGTCGAAAGTGGTATTGCCGGCGCTAAAGCAGCGGGGACTTATCTACAAAACGTTGAATTTTCAGCCGTGTATAGCAGTCCGCAACAACGGGCGTTGGATACGGCCAAATACATCGTCGCGGCCAATCATTGGCAACCTGAGATTCAGGTCGACGACGGTCTTCGTGAGTTCGATTTTGGTGATTGGGATGGCTTGAAAGAAGACGAGGTTCAGCCACAATCTTACGCACCAATGATTTTCACGAGTCCCGCCGAGTATCAGCCCGAATTAGCAGGTGGTGGTGAGGACTATGCGACATTTGTGTCCCGAATCACAGGCACGATCCACCGACTAGTCGATCAGGTCGGTGTGTCTAACGCCAAGCCACTATTGGTTGTTTCACACGGACTGGTCACCACGATGACAGTTAAGGCGCTGATGGGCGTGCCGTTGGCCAAATTACGAGCACCGTTTATCATCAATGGTCAGGAGATGAAAACGGTCGGCCATGGTATCGTCGATAATGACAGTCTGACGGTATTATCAACCCCTGATAACCGCCAGTTTGAATTGACCCGTTGGAATGAGACGACGTATTTGGAATAG
- a CDS encoding lactonase family protein has product MLDKFLIGGYTSDNYTPNNQSEGIYVATLDTEQAKIVSIEPYVKLDNPAFFNFDPANDQHKLVTVLTQNENTGGVGVIDATADAGKLIDTKMLDQNGVTPAYEAYDAATNRYFWNELSYTVPSYIFLDATRRIIFAANYNTNAVHTFKLDDQWHISEQHNYPIEGSGPEVEQDHAHIHFTRLLPDGRLIVCGLGCDKLFVYDVADNGELTLVTAFSTKPGFGPRQIAIAQKSNHIYVLGEVASRVAVAEYDHATGRITWLNDYSNIPEGYVGHNGSAAIRLSADEQFLYVTNRGHNSLAVYRIFDDGRQLEKIQQIKTEGVFPRDFGLSKDNHFLLCANQNSNELILYRRDPESGFLSVAQRHIKHDACVRVLEATDFLG; this is encoded by the coding sequence CTAAGATCGTCTCAATCGAGCCATACGTCAAATTAGATAATCCAGCGTTTTTCAATTTTGACCCTGCCAATGATCAACATAAATTAGTGACTGTTTTAACTCAGAATGAAAATACAGGTGGTGTTGGTGTGATTGACGCCACAGCCGATGCCGGAAAATTGATTGATACCAAGATGTTGGACCAAAATGGTGTCACACCAGCCTATGAAGCCTACGATGCCGCAACCAACCGGTACTTCTGGAACGAATTAAGTTACACCGTGCCATCATACATTTTCCTAGATGCGACGCGCAGAATCATCTTTGCCGCTAACTACAATACTAACGCGGTTCACACGTTCAAATTGGACGACCAGTGGCATATTAGCGAACAGCACAACTATCCAATTGAAGGTTCGGGGCCAGAAGTCGAGCAAGACCACGCTCACATTCACTTTACCCGATTATTACCAGACGGTCGCTTAATCGTCTGCGGACTTGGTTGCGATAAATTATTCGTCTATGACGTCGCTGACAACGGTGAATTAACCTTAGTCACTGCCTTCAGCACCAAGCCAGGATTCGGGCCACGGCAGATTGCAATCGCACAAAAATCGAATCATATTTACGTCCTTGGCGAAGTTGCCAGTCGGGTGGCAGTCGCTGAATATGACCACGCTACTGGTCGAATCACCTGGTTAAATGACTATTCCAATATTCCTGAAGGCTACGTTGGTCATAATGGCTCTGCCGCGATTCGTTTATCCGCAGACGAGCAATTCCTGTACGTGACGAACCGGGGGCACAACTCGTTAGCCGTCTACCGAATTTTTGACGATGGGCGTCAACTTGAAAAGATTCAACAAATCAAGACTGAAGGGGTCTTCCCTCGTGACTTTGGTTTGAGCAAGGATAACCATTTCTTACTCTGCGCTAATCAGAACAGTAACGAACTGATCCTCTACCGGCGCGACCCAGAATCAGGCTTTCTCAGCGTGGCTCAGCGACACATCAAGCATGATGCTTGTGTGCGGGTCTTAGAAGCAACAGATTTTCTTGGGTAA